In a single window of the Candidatus Hydrogenedentota bacterium genome:
- a CDS encoding TfoX/Sxy family protein, translating into MKENVNSFKQFVLDQLAPLDGVTCRGMFGGYGVYCRSTFFGIVYEDRLYFKTTEATAAKYRDLGMKPFRPGPNQVMKNYHEVPADILEDARELCDWARESISAAAKAPAKRPRPARGK; encoded by the coding sequence ATGAAGGAAAACGTCAATTCATTCAAACAATTCGTTCTGGATCAACTTGCCCCATTGGACGGTGTAACATGCCGCGGAATGTTCGGCGGCTACGGAGTATATTGCCGCAGCACATTCTTCGGAATCGTTTATGAAGACCGGTTGTACTTCAAGACTACCGAAGCGACCGCCGCGAAATACCGGGACCTCGGAATGAAACCGTTCCGGCCCGGCCCCAACCAAGTGATGAAAAACTATCACGAGGTCCCCGCGGACATTCTTGAAGACGCGCGCGAATTGTGCGACTGGGCCCGCGAATCCATCTCGGCCGCCGCCAAAGCGCCCGCCAAGCGCCCGCGCCCCGCGCGAGGCAAGTGA
- a CDS encoding TerC family protein: protein MRAAHGEYGARACASFRTLLAYARSWRTHSKLPTGVYVVEFLASDQIVQSAIAFVTLAALEIVLGIDNIVMVAILTGKLEEHKQASARRIGLALAMIMRILLLLTLSWIMGLTKPFLTIAGFGLSGRDLILLVGGMFLIGKGTMEIHDKVEGGHHTEQKARTASYAAVLAQIMLLDLVFSLDSVITAVGMVDHIPIMIAAIVVAVLVMMIFASGVSAFITRHPTIKVLALSFLILIGVMLVIEGLHQHVSKGYIYFAMAFSLFVEMLNIRMRSKTTVTATDG, encoded by the coding sequence ATGCGCGCCGCGCACGGCGAATACGGCGCGCGCGCTTGCGCGTCATTTCGCACTCTGTTAGCGTATGCGCGATCTTGGCGGACCCATTCCAAACTACCCACCGGAGTGTATGTCGTGGAATTCCTCGCTTCTGACCAAATCGTCCAGAGTGCTATCGCATTCGTGACGTTGGCCGCGCTCGAAATAGTTCTCGGGATCGACAACATCGTTATGGTGGCCATCCTCACGGGCAAACTGGAAGAACATAAACAGGCCTCCGCGCGACGGATTGGGCTGGCGCTGGCAATGATCATGCGCATTCTACTGCTGCTCACCCTGTCGTGGATCATGGGCCTGACAAAGCCGTTCCTGACAATCGCCGGATTTGGACTTTCCGGGCGTGACCTCATTCTTCTGGTCGGAGGGATGTTCCTGATCGGCAAGGGGACAATGGAAATCCACGACAAGGTTGAGGGAGGCCACCACACGGAGCAGAAAGCACGAACGGCCTCGTACGCGGCTGTTCTCGCTCAGATTATGCTCTTGGACTTGGTGTTCTCGCTGGATTCGGTGATTACGGCAGTCGGCATGGTGGACCACATACCCATCATGATTGCCGCAATTGTGGTCGCCGTCCTGGTCATGATGATCTTCGCGTCAGGGGTCAGCGCCTTCATTACCCGCCATCCGACCATTAAGGTCCTCGCGCTGTCGTTCCTGATACTGATCGGAGTGATGTTGGTCATCGAGGGACTGCACCAGCACGTCTCGAAAGGGTACATCTATTTCGCCATGGCGTTCTCGCTGTTCGTCGAAATGTTGAACATCCGAATGAGATCCAAGACAACGGTGACAGCGACTGACGGATGA
- a CDS encoding ComF family protein, whose protein sequence is MAKLLNANSASGEWTLTLKNLFFPIFCKQCGLRLLTDDNGYFCPNCWESSPRIERPFCPVCGRPHRAGVGLGVRSNFRCGPCSVLAKPRPYDRVLGAARYDGAVQMAIKLLKFNDKPRLARPLGALLWEQAERELDCGEYDYIVPVPLYRVRRRERGFNQSELLCREVLGLFPNAKIDTSLERVRPTHVQSRLRTEKERRESVRGAFGLVRGDHLKGKCVLLVDDVVTTGATIGECATVLKKGGVARVDVLAVALAVPEIDGESS, encoded by the coding sequence GTGGCTAAGCTACTCAACGCGAATAGCGCAAGCGGGGAATGGACGCTGACGCTGAAGAACCTGTTCTTCCCCATTTTCTGCAAACAGTGCGGTTTGCGGCTCTTGACCGATGACAACGGTTATTTTTGTCCAAACTGCTGGGAGAGCAGCCCGCGGATCGAGCGGCCGTTCTGTCCTGTATGCGGAAGACCGCATCGCGCTGGCGTCGGGCTTGGAGTCCGGTCGAACTTTCGGTGCGGGCCGTGCAGCGTGCTGGCGAAACCCCGGCCGTACGACCGCGTGCTCGGGGCGGCGCGCTACGACGGCGCCGTTCAAATGGCGATCAAACTGCTGAAGTTCAATGATAAACCGCGTCTGGCGCGACCGCTTGGCGCGCTGTTGTGGGAACAGGCGGAGCGGGAGTTGGATTGCGGCGAGTACGATTACATTGTCCCAGTGCCGTTGTATCGGGTGCGCCGGCGGGAACGGGGCTTCAACCAGTCCGAGCTGTTGTGCCGGGAAGTTCTGGGGCTTTTCCCAAACGCCAAAATCGACACCTCGCTGGAGCGTGTCCGCCCGACCCATGTGCAGAGCAGGCTGCGCACCGAAAAAGAACGGCGGGAAAGCGTTCGCGGAGCGTTCGGGCTTGTCCGCGGGGACCATCTCAAGGGCAAATGCGTGCTGTTGGTCGACGATGTTGTGACGACTGGCGCGACCATCGGCGAATGCGCTACCGTGCTGAAGAAGGGTGGCGTCGCCCGGGTCGACGTGCTGGCCGTTGCCCTTGCCGTACCGGAAATCGACGGCGAATCGTCGTAG
- a CDS encoding glycosyltransferase family 39 protein — protein sequence MPGTDAPARETCAETSNKPGIVDRRVWLALAGITALGAALRVYGLARYSLWYDEGTTMYAAGLAAESPLRLLDPGILTEPPLVPLVVYAWKSFLSAAGIELAAGTYRTDFLVRLVPCVISIAAIPMTFAVALRLAGSASIGLLAGVLVAVSPFHVFYAQELRPYSALTFFVLGALWFAINALESDRAVHWTGFVVMLALSMYSHFFTVWYIASLGLAVCVVSAIRRRISYRWVVSQLALLILIFPAVRQGLVINSVISATDSSWYPPLTLKTGLITIKTFFAGYSPRVWAYYPLFSAGALLSFMGAWSLRRRGDSMIVMVVMAIVPIVGNLAVWSMRSFSYYEHRLFIVCGVMFTIFAAGGLVSFRNRAVGVAATGLWLVLSASCLADYYAQCIHPSADHRLGVRYKVANRDVSNRIREEFRDGDVVAQFSHVTHFPLKSHYLPGKPIGTVGFSEEDRTGMIAAYPHESVWEHAGALPARIDEVAGNCERIWYVDSWWEPFQPPPWHVFYRPWLVRHGVVRFDKQYFGVRLGLFDIAAMRNGPVRIEQVVDAGSFAVPRYTDAAGSDIGQAPASDWTEDGSLVAARNTGSGEITIRNGSTNARTIEYRLFASAESIEPLSLNRNEPGSDVWQPVIHGNPAFIDVLDPIKMAAALTRGSHEAASVFADVYLSAGTYRVYAYLWQEVEPANVSRAALRFNAGPRTDGRGAEIGVITPWTAAGTAGWTWFDAGQLVSDGTAQRLTISTELPDGMEKAFADLGRIVFEQVNLGTQSHPTEPYDSGTISVMGDSPAIVPLPAGLQAEGRYDVFFRDTESGDIRFLNWYVSAGGK from the coding sequence ATGCCCGGCACCGACGCACCCGCGCGCGAAACGTGCGCCGAAACGTCTAATAAACCTGGTATCGTTGACCGCCGCGTTTGGCTCGCGCTCGCGGGCATCACGGCGTTAGGCGCGGCGCTGCGTGTGTACGGTCTGGCGCGCTACAGCCTGTGGTACGACGAAGGTACGACAATGTACGCGGCAGGGCTCGCGGCAGAGTCTCCGCTGCGGCTGCTTGATCCGGGAATCCTGACCGAACCGCCGTTGGTGCCGCTTGTCGTTTACGCGTGGAAGTCGTTTCTGTCGGCCGCCGGAATCGAGCTCGCTGCTGGCACGTACAGGACCGATTTCTTGGTCCGGCTGGTACCGTGCGTGATCAGCATTGCGGCGATTCCGATGACATTCGCAGTCGCGCTACGCCTCGCGGGTTCGGCTTCGATTGGCCTGCTCGCCGGGGTGCTTGTAGCGGTGTCTCCGTTCCATGTGTTCTACGCGCAGGAGTTGCGGCCCTATTCGGCCCTGACGTTCTTCGTGCTGGGCGCGCTGTGGTTCGCGATCAACGCACTCGAATCCGACCGCGCCGTGCACTGGACGGGATTCGTAGTGATGCTGGCGCTGTCGATGTACTCCCATTTTTTCACCGTGTGGTACATCGCGAGCCTTGGTTTGGCGGTCTGCGTCGTCAGCGCGATCCGGCGCCGTATTTCGTATAGGTGGGTTGTTTCGCAGTTGGCGCTTTTGATCCTGATCTTTCCTGCGGTTCGCCAAGGGCTGGTCATTAACAGCGTTATTTCTGCCACGGATTCGAGTTGGTATCCGCCGCTTACGCTCAAGACTGGACTAATCACGATCAAGACATTTTTCGCGGGCTATAGCCCGCGCGTTTGGGCGTATTATCCGCTGTTTTCGGCGGGAGCTTTGCTCTCATTCATGGGCGCATGGTCGCTCCGCCGGCGTGGTGATTCCATGATTGTGATGGTGGTAATGGCCATTGTGCCGATCGTTGGAAACCTTGCGGTCTGGAGTATGCGCAGTTTCTCGTACTACGAACACCGGTTGTTCATCGTGTGCGGTGTGATGTTCACCATCTTCGCGGCAGGCGGGCTTGTGTCCTTTCGAAACCGCGCGGTTGGTGTTGCGGCGACTGGCTTGTGGCTGGTCCTATCGGCATCCTGCCTCGCCGACTACTATGCGCAATGCATTCACCCCAGCGCAGACCATCGCCTCGGAGTGCGGTACAAAGTGGCAAACCGCGACGTTTCCAACCGCATTCGCGAGGAGTTTCGGGATGGCGATGTAGTCGCGCAGTTCAGTCACGTAACGCATTTTCCGCTAAAGTCGCACTATCTGCCCGGCAAGCCCATTGGAACTGTGGGGTTCTCCGAAGAGGACCGGACGGGTATGATTGCCGCGTATCCGCACGAATCGGTGTGGGAACACGCAGGCGCGTTGCCGGCGCGAATCGACGAGGTCGCCGGTAACTGCGAGCGCATATGGTATGTGGATTCGTGGTGGGAACCGTTTCAGCCCCCGCCGTGGCACGTATTCTACCGGCCGTGGCTGGTTCGCCATGGGGTCGTGCGCTTCGATAAACAGTACTTTGGGGTGCGGCTGGGTCTGTTCGACATTGCTGCGATGCGTAACGGGCCAGTCCGCATCGAGCAGGTTGTTGATGCGGGAAGCTTTGCTGTGCCTCGGTACACGGACGCCGCGGGCAGCGACATTGGTCAGGCCCCAGCTTCTGACTGGACGGAAGACGGATCCCTGGTGGCCGCACGAAATACCGGTTCCGGCGAGATTACGATTCGCAACGGCAGCACCAACGCGCGAACCATCGAGTACCGGCTCTTCGCGAGCGCCGAGTCAATCGAGCCCCTGTCGCTCAACCGGAACGAGCCGGGCAGCGACGTCTGGCAGCCGGTAATTCACGGGAATCCCGCATTCATCGACGTACTCGACCCTATCAAAATGGCCGCTGCGTTGACTCGCGGCTCGCACGAGGCCGCATCCGTTTTCGCCGATGTGTACTTGAGCGCAGGGACCTATCGCGTTTACGCGTACCTTTGGCAGGAGGTGGAACCGGCCAATGTGTCCCGCGCCGCGCTGCGCTTCAACGCCGGGCCGCGCACGGATGGCCGCGGCGCGGAGATAGGCGTCATTACGCCGTGGACCGCGGCTGGAACGGCAGGATGGACTTGGTTCGACGCAGGGCAGTTGGTGAGCGATGGGACGGCACAGCGCCTGACCATTTCGACGGAATTGCCGGACGGCATGGAGAAGGCATTCGCCGACTTGGGACGGATCGTGTTTGAGCAAGTGAATTTGGGGACGCAGTCGCATCCAACCGAGCCGTACGATTCGGGAACTATCAGTGTTATGGGTGATTCGCCTGCGATAGTGCCTTTGCCGGCAGGACTCCAGGCAGAGGGGCGTTATGATGTGTTTTTCCGGGACACCGAGAGTGGCGACATTCGCTTCTTGAATTGGTACGTCTCTGCAGGCGGTAAGTGA